Below is a genomic region from Spartinivicinus marinus.
TTACAAGGTTTAAACCATGCTCCCTTGTTATTAATTCTTGATGGAGTGACCGACCCACATAATTTAGGTGCCTGTTTACGAACAGCTGATGCTGCAGGGGTTGATGCGGTGATTATCCCCAAAGATAAATCGGCTGGACTAAATACGACGGTAAGAAAAGTGGCCTGTGGTGCGGCAGAAACCATGCCATTATTTTCTGTGACTAATCTGGCGCGTACACTTAAGCTGGTCCAAGAGTTAGGTATTTGGATTGTAGGCACCGCTGGAGAGTCAGAGCAAACGGTTTATGATGTTGAGTTGAGCGGCGCTATTGCCCTGGTAATGGGTGCTGAAGGAAAGGGGATGCGTCGCCTTACCAGAGAGTATTGTGATTATTTAGTTAATATTCCGATGGCAGGTACAGTTTCCAGTTTAAATGTATCTGTTGCCACCGGAGTATGTTTATTTGAAGCAGTTAGGCAGCGTCGATTGAAGCAAAAATCAAGTATGGAGTAGCTTTTATGAAAGGGATTATTCTTGATGTGGCCTCATTAGCTCCGGATGATCTCGACTTACAGCCTATTACACGACAGCTGAAAGAGTGGCAGAGTTATGATCAAACAACAGCCCTGCAGTTAAATGCAAGGTTAGCTGGTGCGGAAATAGTATTAACCAACAAAGTGGCTATGACTGAGCCAGTTTTAAGTGAAAACCCGCAGATTAAATATATTGGTGTATTAGCAACAGGCACAAATAATATTGATTTAGCTGCAGCCAAGTCTCGCCAGATAGTGGTGAGTAATGTTCGAGGGTATGGTACTCATAGTGTTGCTCAGCACACTTTAGCCTTAATTCTTAACCTGGCTACCCGTCAGCCAGATTACTTAGCAGCTGTTAAGCAAGGTCAGTGGCAGCAAAGTGAACATTTTTGTCTATTAAATCAGCCTATTCTAGAGCTAGCTGGAAAAACTTGTCTTATTATTGGCTTGGGTGAGCTGGGGCAGGCTGTGGCAAAACTGGTTAAAGCGCTGGGAATGAAGGTTATTGCAGCTACCTTTGAAGGCCATCAAAGCCAGTTGGTTGAAGGAGTTGAGCGTTTGCCTTTTGAAACTGCATTGCCACAAGCCGATGTTATTTCCTTGCACTGTCCTTTGTCTGAGCAAACAGAGCATTTATTTAACCGCCATACTTTGCGTTTGGTTAAGCCGGGTGCATTATTAATTAATACTGCGCGAGGCGGATTACTTGAAGAGCAGGCGCTGGTAGATGCCTTGAAAGCAGGATGGTTGGGTGGTGCTGCACTGGATGTGGTGAGTGAAGAGCCTCCCCCTGTTGATCATCCATTATTCCAGCCCAATATTCCGAACCTTTATATTACTCCTCACAACGCTTGGGGAACTCAAGCGGCAAGACAGACCCTGGTGAATATGGCTGCTGCAAACCTGGCTGCTTTTTTATCAAGAAAGCCTATTAATCAAGTCTGTTAAATGATCAAGATTGTAAATTCAAGCTAAGCTTGTAGGTGCTTGCAAGTTTGACCCGGCTTCACTAGAATGCGCGGTTCACTTAGAGGTACCCTTAAGCCAGGAATTAATTTAATTGACTTTCTGGCTAGCCAATGAAGTTGTCTTAAAGCACTGTTAGACAGTGCGGCAAAACAACTCTCTTAGCTCCTTGCCTTACTGCAGTTAATAGCAATAGTGCTGTTAGCTTGAGCAGAAGGCTATTAATCCGAAAGGAGATGCTATGCGTCATTATGAAATTGTATTTCTCGTTCACCCTGATCAAAGTGAACAAGTTGGCGCCATGGTCGATCGCTATACCAAGCTGATTGAGCAGGGTGAAGGTAAGATCCATCGTTTAGAAGATTGGGGGCGTCGCCAGCTTGCTTACCCAATTCAGAAAGTTCATAAAGCACACTATGTGATGATGAACGTTGAGTGTGGCAATGAAACATTAGATGAATTGCAAAACTCTTTCCGTTTCAACGATGCAGTTATTCGCCATATGGTGGTTCGTCGTAACGAAGCTATCACTGAGCCTTCAATAATCATGAAGCCAGAAGATACTCGTGAGCAGCGTCGTGATGATCAAGCTAAAGCTGACGTTGAAGAAGCTGATCACGCGGAAGATTAATTCATTTGGTTTTTTCCTAACATTTAATAGGAGACGTTGCTATGGCACGTTTTTTTCGTCGCAGAAAGTTTTGCCGCTTTACCGCTGAAGGCGTAAAGGAAATCGATTACAAAGATACCAATACCCTGAAAGCCTATGTTTCTGAAACTGGTAAGATCGTCCCAAGCCGGATTACAGGCACTAAAGCGAAGTATCAACGCCAGTTGGCAGCAGCTGTCAAGCGTGCGCGTTATATCGCATTACTGCCTTACACTGATCGTCACTAAGTAGTGGTCGGCGACAGTTGTTGAATATAAAGGGAATATAATGCGAGGCTTGGCTGAACTTATTATGCGTAGCCCTAAGCATGCAGCGGGAGTAGCCGCTGTAGCTGCGATGGTGCCTTTTGCATATTGGTTAAGCGCTGCTACGGTAGCCCTAGTCATTTTACGGCGAGGCTGGCAGGCTGGCAGTATGGTGTTAGCCTGGGGGTTGGTGCCAGCAATAGGACTGGTAGTCTTTCAGCATGATATTAGCCCAGTAATGACTATTTTGGGCGCGAGTGCTTTAGCCCTGGTATTAAGAAAATCAATGTCCTGGCAAGTGGCTTTGCTAACCAGTATTTTTGTTGGTTTAGCCATGATGCTAGCACTGTTGATGTTTCAGCCGGATGTCTTAAAGGCCGTGGCTGAACAGCTTCATCAGGCGTTAACTCAGGCGGGTTTTTATCAGCAGCTCTCAAGTGAGCCTGGCGGTGAAAAAGTTGTTGGCTATATTAAAGAGTTTTTATTACCAGCATCAGCCGGCTCGAAAGCTAGCAGGTGTTTATTATTGTCAGTGGTAGCACTGATGCTAGCTCGATGGTGGCAATCAGTACTTTATGTACCTGGTGGGTTTCATAAAGAGCTGTTTAGTCTACGTTTTCCTCCTAGGGTAGCAGTAACAATATTGATATTGTTCTTTTTAGGGGTAAATGTAGGGGTTGGTTTTGCAGCTACACTACCAATCGTATTAACACCACTATTTTTTGCTGGTCTAGCTATGTGCCACTCAATTATTGTGACTAAAGGCAATAATGCACTAGGCTTAGCAACATTTTATGCAGTGCAAGTCTTACTCGCCCCAATTATGTTCTTTTTGACGGTTTTAGTTGCCCTCTTAGATAGCTTTATTGACTTTCGTGGTCGGCTGATTAAGCCAGCAGGCTCAGGCTAGCTAAGTGGGAAAAATCTTGAGGTAAGCAAGATGGAAGTGATTTTGTTAGAAAAAATTGCCAACCTTGGCAATTTGGGAGACAAGGTTTCAGTAAAGCCAGGTTATGGCCGTAACTTTCTGATTCCTTTTAATAAGGCTGTTCCTGCTACTAAATCTAATGTGGCTGAGTTTGAAGCTCGTCGTGCTGAGCTGGAAAAAGCTGCTGCAGAAAACTTAGCAGCTGCGCAAAAACGCGCAGAAGTTATTGGTGAGCTTGAGCTTACTTTAACTGCTAAAGCAGGTGATGAAGGTAAACTGTTTGGATCTATTGGTACTCGTGACTTGGCTGAAGCAATTTCTGCTGCCGGTGTTGAAGTCAGTAAGAGTGAGATTCGTTTGCCTGAAGGGCCTCTGCGTCACATAGGTGAGTTTGATGTAAATATTCATCTGCACACTGACGTTGATGCAACCCTGAAAGTGACTGTAGAAGCTGAATAATTAAATTATTTATTCGGTATGTAAAAAGCACTCGCATTGTTTGCAATTGCGGGTGCTTTTTATTCTGTGTTATAAGCATTTTTCTATAACTCAATCTAACTATACTGCTTATAGTGTATGAGTAAATTGTAAGTAGTGTGTAGACTGAAGATCTGTATTGAATACCTAGCCGAGCAGGTAATGTAGGCAATGGATCAAGGCCCCACTTTAGCAACTGAACAAGCCGAGCAGACAGCCCTTTCATTAAGAGAAGCCCCTCAGTCTATGGAGGCTGAACAGTCTGTCATTGGTGGTTTGCTATTAGATAATAATGCTTGGGATTTAGTATCTGATCGAATTACCTCCGCTGATTTTTATCACCGTCCACACCGAGATATTTTTCGAATTATTGCCAGCTCTGTAGCCGCTGGAAAACCCTTTGATCCTCTGACTATTGTTGAAGAGCTAACCCAGCTTGATCAGCTGGAAGGAAGTGGTGGCTTAGCTTATTTAACCGATCTGGCACAAAATACGCCCAGTACAGCAAATATTCGTGCTTATGCTGATATTGTGTATGAAAGGTCAATCTTGCGGCGGCTGATCAAAGTAAGCCAGGGGATTGCTGATCGAGCTTATAATCCTAGCGGACGCTCCAGCAGTGAAATTCTTGATGAAGCTGAGCGTGAGGTTTTTCAAATTGCTGAAGATAGGCCCAAAGATGGTGGGCCGGTTGGTGTAAAAGAGCTGCTTAACAAAGCCATCGATAGAATTGATGAGCTATTCAATGCTGGTGATAGCTTAACGGGCATTACCACGGGCTTTAATGACCTTGATGATATGACAGCAGGGTTGCAGCCATCGGATATGGTGATCGTGGCAGGTCGACCATCGATGGGGAAGACAACGTTTGCCATGAACCTGGTAGAAAATGCGCTACTCAACTCTGATAAAGCTGTGTTGGTCTTTAGCTTGGAGATGCCTGCAGAACAGTTGATGATGCGGATGCTATCGTCGCTTGGGAGAATAGACCAGACCAAGGTTCGGACAGGTAAGCTGGAAGAAGATGATTGGCCGAAGCTGGCGGCAGCGGTCAATATGATCAATGAGAAGAAACTGTTTGTAGATGATACTGCTGGTATCAGCCCGACTGAAATGCGTTCAAGAGCGCGACGAATTGTTCGAGAGCATGGAGATATAGGTTTAATCATGGTGGACTACTTGCAGTTAATGCAAGTGCCTGGTAATAACGAAGGCCGAACCAATGAAATATCGGAAATCTCGCGCTCCCTAAAAGCATTGGCAAAAGAGTTTAATACCCCAGTTGTTGCGCTTTCCCAGCTGAACCGGAGTCTTGAGCAGCGGCCTAATAAACGTCCAGTAAACTCTGACTTGCGGGAATCTGGGGCGATTGAGCAGGATGCTGACGTAATCATGTTTGTTTACCGAGATGAGGTTTACAACCCTGACACTGAACAGAAAGGGGTCGCTGAAATCATTATTGGTAAGCAGCGGAATGGTCCTATTGGAGCAGTTAAGTTAGCTTTTATTGGTAAGTACACCCGGTTTGAAAATTTAGCCCCAGGTTCCTATGAGGGTTTTGAATAGATAGACATGGCTTTAACCTCAGCCTCTAGCAGCTGAAATAAGCTTTAGCTCTGACGGTTATTAGTAAACCATCTAACCACTAGTAAAATAAGCTGACTAGATATGCTATAACAGGGATATCAGCCAAGGTTAATGGTGGTTCAGACGATGGAAGTGAGTCATACTTTAGCGGTTGCATCTAATAGAGTGGCACAGCGTCCTGAGCTAAATCAGGAGCAACAACAACGAGAAGCTAGAGCCCAGCAACCTGTAGGTGTAGAAGTACAGATCAGTCGTGAGGCGCGAAATACCCTCGCTTCCCAGGCCAGTTTAGCGACTCAACCACTAACCCTCTCAGAGCCACCCCCAAGCGCACAAACGAGTGCGATTGAGTCACGGCCTGTCACCATTAGCCTGAATAATGAACCCCAAGCTCGTGTAGCTGAAAATGAGATCAGTTCTCTGCCCAATGTTGCAGGCGCAAGGGAGACTACGCAAACCTCTGTACAAACCCAACAAGAAATTACACAAACAGTGCAACAGCCAGCCCAACAAGCAGCTGGTAGCCCACAAAACACAATTGCTGATAACAATACCCCCACAAATCAACCAGCGGTTACCAATGGAGGTGCTCAATCGGCAGTGGTAAGTCAATCTCAAGCACCTTTAAATCAACCTGCTAATAATGAACTTACCAATGAAGTGGTATTAGCCATTGATATTCGGGAAGTTATTCCAGATGCCGATGAGGAAAGTGAACAAGTAGTTAATCAAAATCAGCAAGGCCAAGTAGATACGGCTGATCAAACCATTAATGTGAGTGCTGATGCAGAAAATGACATAACTGTTGTCAGTGAAGCAAATGCTCAAGCAGGGGGGGTAACAATTCCTAACCCAAATCTTAACCCTCCTGCTAATGAAGTGGCTGCAGAGCAGCCTAGTAATGCTCCTGCAATAGCTACCACAGCAGAAGAACCTGCAGCTGCTGTTACTGCTGCAGCGATTGATCAATTCCGGCAAGTAGCCTTAAATGATCAAGAGCGGCAGATTATTGAGTCATTTGATGTGTGATATGGAGAGAGGTTAGCTTTCGGCTACGGGCTCGGCTGCTGTAGGTAGTGCCCATATTTGTAGTACTTCATGAAGTGCTGCCAGCTCAAGGGGTTTGGTTAACTGTCCATTCATACCTACCGCTGCAATTCGTTGCTTTTGATCCTGTATTCCATGGGCACTGAGTGCAATAATGGGAGTAGGGGATAGGTGTTGCTGTTGCTCCCATTGGCGAATCCGCTCAGTAGCCTCAAAACCATCCATAATAGGCATTTCACAGTCCATAAAAATAATTTGAAAGCGCTTATTTTTAAATACTTCAACTGCTTCGTTACCATTAGCTGCTATCACTGGAGTTACATTCAGTTTGGCAAGCATACCTTTGATGACTTTTGCGCTGGTGGGGTTATCCTCAACCACCAGCACTTTTAAGTTTTGTGGCAGTTCTTGTTGGGTTAAAAAGTCTTTTGCCATTGTGCTAGATTGAGGCTGAAATTTGGCTAATTCTTCTTTCAGAGCGCTCTCTAGGGTGTAGTGAGCAATAGGCTTGGTTAAAATTCGCTTAACGCCAGCATTTCTGGCTTCAACAATGCTGGGCATATGACTGACGCCGGTGAGCATGATTACCAGAACATCATTGCTGATGTTTGGATCTTCTTTGATTTTTGCCGACAGTTGTAGCCCGTTCATAACAGGCATATTTTGATCCAAAATCACTAAATCATAATGTGCTTGTAGGTTTGCTTTAGTCCGTAGTAAAGCCAGTGCTTCTTTGCCATTTTGTGCAGATGTTACATCCATACCTAGGCTTAGGCATTGTTGGGTAAGGACTTTTCTGCAGGTTTCATTATCATCCACAACCAGTACGCGAATACCCTTAAAGTCGAAGTCCTGTTGTGGTTGCTTAGCCTGTTTTACAGGCGTAAGTGGCAGGGTAAACCAAAAGGTGGTGCCTATACCTATTTCACTCTTGATACCAAAGGTACCCCCCATTTTTTGAATTAGTGCTTTGGCGACAATAATACCAATGGCAATATCCGGCTGGCTGCTGCTAAGTAATTCAGTTGTCGTCACTTTTTTAGTTAACAACTGCTGTCTTTCAAATTGGCTCATGCCTTCACTGGTATCTTTAATAACAATGCGTAATTGTTGACCCTGCTCGCTTTGCTCAGCTGTTCCTGCCAGTAATATTTCACCTGCATTCGTTTGCTTGAGTGCATGGTTTAACAACGAAAGCATTATTTGCTGAAGCCGGTTTGGGTCGCTATTAATAACAGCGGGAACATCGGGTTGTAGATAGCTGATCAGCTCAATGCCACGCTGCTCAGCGGTTAGCCTGAACATATTAACACACGCTTCGATTAACCCTGGTAACTCAAAATCAACCTTTTCCAGCTTGAGAGTATCTTGCTCTAAGCGGCTGATATCAAGCATTTGATTTAATTGGTTAAGCAGCTCATTCCCAGCATGGTAAATAGTATTGGCATAGTCCTGTTGTTTTGGGGTAAGGCTGGTATCCATCAGCAATTCACTCATTCCCAGGATACCATTCATTGGGCCGCGTAATTCATGACTAACCTTGCCAAGAAAATCTGCTTGATTCAGCTGATTATTTGGGCGTCTGGTAAGCTGCTCGGCAGCCGCTAGTTTCTCCTTGGCTTGTAAATGAAACTGTAAGCTAAATGCATAAGAAACACCGAATAAAGTTAAGCTGGTAATACTGAGTAATAGCCAGTCAGCTTTATACGGCGCTAGCTGAATAATATTGAGAGTGAGAGCAATATTAATCAAAATTGCTAATGCGCACGGAGACTGAGCGGCTAGCATAAAGCGGGCATATTTATTTCCCTGTTTTAAGTAATACAGGGAGCAACCAAAAATATTCAACACGATAAAACTGGTTAGCCACAAGCTCAGCTCGGTGGGCTGCCAAGCGGGAAACAAGATGCCAAATAGTGTGGCAAGCAGGCACAGGCCGCAAAGCCAGGCAAAATACAGGTCTAATTTGGGGTGGTCGATGCCTATTTGATAGTAGCGACGGTTAAGGTGACTAGCAAAGGCGCAGCCAAGTAACAGAGCGATATCACTGAGTTGTGATTGGGATGCAACAGATAGGGTGCTAAATTGGCTGAATACCCCTTGCCAAGTGCCCTGGAATATCAAAGAGCAGCTAACCAAGGCAAACATATACAAAAAGTTGCGTTCTTTTAAATGAAAAAATGCCAGCAGGTTATATATCGCTACACAACAAAAAAGGCCAAATAATAGCCCACTTAGCCATTGGTTACGATTACTGCTGACAAGGGCCTGGGTGGGTGACTTTAAATGGCTGGCAAAATGAAGAGCCTGCTGGGGCTGGACGCGGAGAAAAATAATCGCTGTTTGGTTTGGGGCTAAGTGTAATGGAATGAGCAAACGGTGGTGGCTGGTCAGTGGGCCATTCGTTTGATGTTGATTACTGGAGGTTACTTTTTTTAGCTGGTTATCTTGCTCAATATAAGCATCAACCCAGTAGAGGTCGGTCCCTACTAAGGTGATAAAAGGTGACTGAGCAGTAGCAGTATTGTTATGAATCGCTGTACGAAGCCAAGTTGCTGATGGGCTTTGCTCAAACTGGAAAAACTTTTGCCGGTAAGGGGCAAATCGATGGGTGTAGCCTTCTGACTTTACCTGGTCGATAGTCAGCTGTGCTTGTTTGTCTTCGTAGGTTTCAAAGTAGTTGGCTAGATCGATTTGGTAATTAGTATTGTTGATAACAACTTCAGCTGTTACAGGTAGGCAAGCCCAGAGTAATATCGCAAGCAGGTATCGGAGCATGTTGTGGCGATTAGCCTTTACTTCAGACCTGTGCACGAGCGATATCCCTTCTAGACTAAATTACCATTATAACGAATGTGAAAAGGTTGTTTAACCTATAGATTTCATAAGCTTATGCTACTTTTTTAGGCTACCACTCAGTTATTATTAGTGACAATATAGACTGGGTGGTAGGTTGCTTGTGTATTATGACTTAGCTTGCTCTCTTGCAATAGCCCTGTGACCAATATCTTTTCGGTAGTAGACATTATTCCAGGAAATTTGCTGGGTTGCCTTATAGGCCGCTTGCTGAGCTTGTTGGACAGTCTTACCTAGCGCAGTAACACAGAGCACCCGACCGCCATTGGTGACAACCTGGTTATCTTGCTGTTTGGTGCCTGCATGAAAAACCTTGGCATCAGTAACGTTGTTTAAACCATTGATTATGTCACCCTTGGCATAGTTCTCTGGATAGCCGCCAGCCGCCATTACTACACCTAGTGCTGCTCGTTGATCCCAGTCACACTTGGTCTGATGCAAGT
It encodes:
- the dnaB gene encoding replicative DNA helicase; amino-acid sequence: MDQGPTLATEQAEQTALSLREAPQSMEAEQSVIGGLLLDNNAWDLVSDRITSADFYHRPHRDIFRIIASSVAAGKPFDPLTIVEELTQLDQLEGSGGLAYLTDLAQNTPSTANIRAYADIVYERSILRRLIKVSQGIADRAYNPSGRSSSEILDEAEREVFQIAEDRPKDGGPVGVKELLNKAIDRIDELFNAGDSLTGITTGFNDLDDMTAGLQPSDMVIVAGRPSMGKTTFAMNLVENALLNSDKAVLVFSLEMPAEQLMMRMLSSLGRIDQTKVRTGKLEEDDWPKLAAAVNMINEKKLFVDDTAGISPTEMRSRARRIVREHGDIGLIMVDYLQLMQVPGNNEGRTNEISEISRSLKALAKEFNTPVVALSQLNRSLEQRPNKRPVNSDLRESGAIEQDADVIMFVYRDEVYNPDTEQKGVAEIIIGKQRNGPIGAVKLAFIGKYTRFENLAPGSYEGFE
- the rplI gene encoding 50S ribosomal protein L9; translation: MEVILLEKIANLGNLGDKVSVKPGYGRNFLIPFNKAVPATKSNVAEFEARRAELEKAAAENLAAAQKRAEVIGELELTLTAKAGDEGKLFGSIGTRDLAEAISAAGVEVSKSEIRLPEGPLRHIGEFDVNIHLHTDVDATLKVTVEAE
- the rpsR gene encoding 30S ribosomal protein S18 → MARFFRRRKFCRFTAEGVKEIDYKDTNTLKAYVSETGKIVPSRITGTKAKYQRQLAAAVKRARYIALLPYTDRH
- the rpsF gene encoding 30S ribosomal protein S6, with product MRHYEIVFLVHPDQSEQVGAMVDRYTKLIEQGEGKIHRLEDWGRRQLAYPIQKVHKAHYVMMNVECGNETLDELQNSFRFNDAVIRHMVVRRNEAITEPSIIMKPEDTREQRRDDQAKADVEEADHAED
- the rlmB gene encoding 23S rRNA (guanosine(2251)-2'-O)-methyltransferase RlmB, producing MSKPDWVIGVHAVQALLEQHPEQVIELNIQQVKKLPDRLVKLTELAHQYGVRVSYPDKAFFRDIAGVHQGVLAKVKPITAAGEKELAGFLQGLNHAPLLLILDGVTDPHNLGACLRTADAAGVDAVIIPKDKSAGLNTTVRKVACGAAETMPLFSVTNLARTLKLVQELGIWIVGTAGESEQTVYDVELSGAIALVMGAEGKGMRRLTREYCDYLVNIPMAGTVSSLNVSVATGVCLFEAVRQRRLKQKSSME
- a CDS encoding hybrid sensor histidine kinase/response regulator; the protein is MHRSEVKANRHNMLRYLLAILLWACLPVTAEVVINNTNYQIDLANYFETYEDKQAQLTIDQVKSEGYTHRFAPYRQKFFQFEQSPSATWLRTAIHNNTATAQSPFITLVGTDLYWVDAYIEQDNQLKKVTSSNQHQTNGPLTSHHRLLIPLHLAPNQTAIIFLRVQPQQALHFASHLKSPTQALVSSNRNQWLSGLLFGLFCCVAIYNLLAFFHLKERNFLYMFALVSCSLIFQGTWQGVFSQFSTLSVASQSQLSDIALLLGCAFASHLNRRYYQIGIDHPKLDLYFAWLCGLCLLATLFGILFPAWQPTELSLWLTSFIVLNIFGCSLYYLKQGNKYARFMLAAQSPCALAILINIALTLNIIQLAPYKADWLLLSITSLTLFGVSYAFSLQFHLQAKEKLAAAEQLTRRPNNQLNQADFLGKVSHELRGPMNGILGMSELLMDTSLTPKQQDYANTIYHAGNELLNQLNQMLDISRLEQDTLKLEKVDFELPGLIEACVNMFRLTAEQRGIELISYLQPDVPAVINSDPNRLQQIMLSLLNHALKQTNAGEILLAGTAEQSEQGQQLRIVIKDTSEGMSQFERQQLLTKKVTTTELLSSSQPDIAIGIIVAKALIQKMGGTFGIKSEIGIGTTFWFTLPLTPVKQAKQPQQDFDFKGIRVLVVDDNETCRKVLTQQCLSLGMDVTSAQNGKEALALLRTKANLQAHYDLVILDQNMPVMNGLQLSAKIKEDPNISNDVLVIMLTGVSHMPSIVEARNAGVKRILTKPIAHYTLESALKEELAKFQPQSSTMAKDFLTQQELPQNLKVLVVEDNPTSAKVIKGMLAKLNVTPVIAANGNEAVEVFKNKRFQIIFMDCEMPIMDGFEATERIRQWEQQQHLSPTPIIALSAHGIQDQKQRIAAVGMNGQLTKPLELAALHEVLQIWALPTAAEPVAES
- a CDS encoding D-2-hydroxyacid dehydrogenase, translating into MKGIILDVASLAPDDLDLQPITRQLKEWQSYDQTTALQLNARLAGAEIVLTNKVAMTEPVLSENPQIKYIGVLATGTNNIDLAAAKSRQIVVSNVRGYGTHSVAQHTLALILNLATRQPDYLAAVKQGQWQQSEHFCLLNQPILELAGKTCLIIGLGELGQAVAKLVKALGMKVIAATFEGHQSQLVEGVERLPFETALPQADVISLHCPLSEQTEHLFNRHTLRLVKPGALLINTARGGLLEEQALVDALKAGWLGGAALDVVSEEPPPVDHPLFQPNIPNLYITPHNAWGTQAARQTLVNMAAANLAAFLSRKPINQVC